AGCAACCTAGACCAGGACAATGACGGGGTCGCCTGCGATCAGTGAGCAGCCCCCGCACCATCGGCGTCATGGTTTTTTGAGGAGATCCGTGAAAAGAATGTTCCTTCTTCCCTTGCTGCTGGCCGCCTGTGCGCCAGCGGTGCAGACCAACCCAATCACCACCGCCAGCCGCACGTATGCCGCCAGCTGCCCAGCCGTCCTTGACGCCCTGACCGCCGTGGCGATCCGCACCCAGCCCTCAGGTGCCGTGGGGGTTGGGAGCTGGTCGCTTCTTGGCCTGGTGTCTCGTACCGAGAGCACAGCGACTTATTCCAGTCAGTCCATGAATCAATTCGCCACAACGGTCCAGGCCACCTGTACGGGTGAGGCCACACTGACACTCGACAGCGCAGGACAGACCCCTCCCCTGCTCAACGCTCTGAATTCCACCCTGCTGGATGGTGTCAAGCTGCCATGACCCGCAAACCCCCAGCCAAACGCGGGAACGGGGAAGGGACAACCCGTCAGCTGCCCAGCGGCAACTGGCGCTGGGAAGTGATGGTGGAAGGCCGACGCCACGGCGGGACCGCCCCCAGCAAGACGCTGGCCCGTCAGGCCGCCGCCCGTCTGATCGCCGACGCCACACGGGGCGGCGTGGTGGACCCGAGCGCCGAGACGCTGGGCGAGTACCTGACGCGCTGGCTGGAAGGCAAGCAGGCCAGCCGCGCCGTCCGCACCCACCAGATTCAGTCCGATCACCTGGAGCGCCATATCTTGCCCGTGATCGGCAAGGAACGGCTGCAGAAGCTCTCCCCTGCCCACATGCGCCGGTTGTTCGACTCCCTGAACAAGGCTGGGCTGGGGGCGTCCTCTCAGCGCCAGGTGCATCAGATGCTGATCTCGGCATTAGGCGAGGCACTGCGCCTGGAACTCGTGACCCGCAACGTGGCCGAGGTGGTCAAACCCACACCAGCCAGAGGCAAGGAGAAGACGGCACTGGCCAGCTTCACGGCTGAGGAGGCCGCCCGGTTCGCTGCTGCCGCTGCTGCAGACCGCTGGGGCGCCCCGTTCCTATTTGCCCTCAGCACAGGAATGCGCCGCGGTGAGGTGGTGGGCCTGCGCTGGCAGGACGTGGATCTGGACGCGGCCCAGGCCCACGTCCGCGAGATCGTGACCACGCCCAAGACGACGGGCAGCCGGCGGACGGTGTACCTCTCCCCCGATACCGTGACGCTGCTGCGCAGGGTGCTGGCCAGCCAGGCGGAGCAGCGGGCCGCCCTAGTGGGCAGCGTGCGCGGCCATGCCAAGGGGTATGAGCGCAAACGGCAGTGGGCGGACAGCGGGCGGGTGTTCGTGAACAGCTACGGCGGGACGCTGCTGCCGGGGAACCTGAAGCGGGATATGGGGCGGATCTGTGGGGCAGCTGGCGTGCGCGAACTGCCGATCCATGGGCTGCGCCACACCTATGCCTCGCTGGCCCTGCGTGGCGGTGTCCCGGTGGAGGTGGTGAGCAAGCAACTGGGCCATGCCTCCCCGGCGTTCACCCTGACCCAGTACCGGACTGTGTTCACCTCGGAGCGGGAAAAATGGGCCTTGAATCTGAGTCAACTGGTGGGGGCGGATTGAGCGGTTACGCACGCGTTACGCACGGAGCACCTTGGACCCTTTTGGTTGAAATGAAAAAACCCGCGCTAGGCGGGCTTTTTATTGGTGGGCGGTATAGGATTTGAACCTACGACCACTCGCTTGTAAGGCGAACGCTCTACCGCTGAGCTAACCGCCCACGCTGGGGGCCTATGCTAAGGGGTCAGACGGACAGGATCAAGGGGTAGGCCCATCCTATTCAATACCCCGCTATCTAGTCCAGCATCTTAATGAATGCGGGGGGCGCGACGGAACAGGCAAATCTATAGTTCACTCTATCGGATAGATATTAGAATCCTGAAGTTTTATGAAGAAACTTCTGATTCTCCCGGCTGTTCTCAGCCTCAGCGCCCTTCTCTCTGCCTGTGGCGGCGAGGGTGGCACATCCAATCCTCCACCCACTTCCAAGTTCGTAATGACAGTCCAGATTACTGGCGCTGCCACCGCCCCAGTGACGGTCACTAACACCACGAGCAAGGCCACCGTCTTCAGTGGGATGCTGACGGGCAACAAGACCTTTAGTGATCTGGCCGCCGGAAGCGTGCTCAGCGTTCAGGGCGGCGCGGTCAACGGGTACACGACGCCCGACGTGCAGACAGTCACGCTGGACGGCAACAAGAGCGTGACCCTGGAATATAAGGCGTCCTCCATAGTTGGCACGGCCTGGAACAACACCAGTATTGCTGGCCAAGTTGTTGGCACTGATCTGCAACTGAGCAACGCATATCTGGGTAGCTTCAGTGATGACCTTTTCGGCAAAACCACGCTGGTGAACAACGTCGTTTCTTTCGATCTCTCTGCCTTGGTACCTGGGCCACGGGAATTGCTCCCCGATTATTACGGCCCCCGATCTGGCTGCATCGGCAACAACAGTGATCCCGACGCGCAGATCTACGGTAGTACGAACATGACTGTTTTCGGTCCACAGGGCGATCTGCTGGGATACATTGACGAAAAAATTGTGGCTGGGCCGGATTCCGCGCTTCCGCAGGCCACCTTAAACCGCCTGTATTCGGATCGTCGATTCACATACAAGGGTACCTGTACCTTTTACGACAGTGCCGGGAATCCCTACACGGAAACTGTGGATGTCAACATCAGGCGTGGTTGGAACACGTTAGTGGTGTCGCAGGAAGCAAAGGCATTCAACACCCGCAACGCCTCGTCGGATGACCGGATCAAATTGGCCTTCACCTCTGCCGAGCCAAGAGTGGTTGTCGCTCTCGGTGATACCAACCTGAATTTTGTGAACAGTGAGAACGTCACAGTCAACGCTGAGATGATTCAGGTGGGCAATTACTCAGGCGAGATCAGCCTCAGTACCGATCTGCCTGGCCTGACGGTAGAACCTGCCACATTGACCCTCAATCCTCTACCAAAGGTGTCGGCCCAAGCTGCTGGGAGCCGCCCCCCCCATTTCTCAGCTCTCAGTCTGCGTTCTCAGAGACTCAGTGCCAAGCTGACCTTCAAGTACAGCGGCAATGAAAACGTCTACAACCGATTCTTCTCGCTACTCGTCAAAGATTCGGGCGGCAAGCAGGTTGGTCAGGGCAATGGCTTGATCAACGTTTCACGTCCTGGAATCAGCGTAGCAGTGTATGGACCAGAATTGGAACTGGCCCCCAGCAGCACCAGAAGCTTCCCAGTTTCATTGACCGCCGTAGGGAACTTCAGTGGCGAGGTCACGGTCAGCCTCAGCGGTCTGCCTGCCGGGGTGAGCGCTCCCGCCAGTAAGGTCAATCTCCAATATTTCGGTTCTACCGAACTCACGCTGACCAGCGGGGCAACCGTCAAGAGCGGCACCTACCCCCTGACCATTACCGCGCAGGGCGGCGGCAAGAGCGCAACAACCACCATTAATCTGGTGGTTCCCAAATCCAGCGTAAGCGTCAGTCTGGAGAACTCCTCGCTCGCGGTCGCTCAAGGCGAAAAGGCGACCATCGGGGTCACGGTCCAGAGTCGGAATGGATTTTCTGGTTCCGCAACGGTACAACTCACGGGATTGCCCAATGGAATCACAAGTGATCCGACGACAGTCGTTGTGACGCCCAACACCACCACGACCGTCCGGCTCCCTGTCACAGCCGCAGCGAGCGCCACGCTGGGAGAAACGCAGGTGACCGTCACGTCCCCGGACCTCGATCCCCAGCAGTCCAGCTACGGCAACACCTTCACCCTTCTGGTGCGGCCCGCCCGGACAGCTCTGGGAAACAACCTTTCCAGTATTCTCGTGGCAGGCAACAGTGGGGTCTGGACTCTGACTTCAAACTACAACTCCAGCACCTATACCACCACCTCAACTTTCAAACATCTTGTCGACGGGAAAGTGACTTCCACGGCAACCGTGAATGGCGAAATCAATAAGGCGTACTCTCTTTCTGACGGATCGATTCTCGCCTACCACATTTACGATACAAAAGCGTATGTGATCAACGATACCGGCATTCAGACCATTACGAGCAGGCCCTCTGGGCTGGCCGGATATTACAACAGCAATGCTGCAGTAGATGACCAGGGCCGTCTCTGGTTCACACAAGAGAGTGCATCAGGCGCCATGTCCGGTTATTCATTAATGTCCTGGAATCCAGTGACCAGCACTCTCAAATCCTACGTCACCACCAACGACCTGACCTACTTTGGTTCGTATATTGCCAGTAACGATGGCAAGCATCTCGTTTATCAGTCGAGTACTTCGGCAGACTTCAAAATCGATACATCAACCGGAGAAATGAGCAGCCTGGGCACCAATATTTCAACGTCGCCTGAAAACGCAGCTCTCAAGAATGACGGGGTAATCTACTTTACCGATTATTACGGCAGTTCTCTGAAGCGTCTGAATCTGGATGGCACCATCACCGGCTTTCTAGAATTCAATAATATTAACGGCGT
Above is a genomic segment from Deinococcus humi containing:
- a CDS encoding tyrosine-type recombinase/integrase → MTRKPPAKRGNGEGTTRQLPSGNWRWEVMVEGRRHGGTAPSKTLARQAAARLIADATRGGVVDPSAETLGEYLTRWLEGKQASRAVRTHQIQSDHLERHILPVIGKERLQKLSPAHMRRLFDSLNKAGLGASSQRQVHQMLISALGEALRLELVTRNVAEVVKPTPARGKEKTALASFTAEEAARFAAAAAADRWGAPFLFALSTGMRRGEVVGLRWQDVDLDAAQAHVREIVTTPKTTGSRRTVYLSPDTVTLLRRVLASQAEQRAALVGSVRGHAKGYERKRQWADSGRVFVNSYGGTLLPGNLKRDMGRICGAAGVRELPIHGLRHTYASLALRGGVPVEVVSKQLGHASPAFTLTQYRTVFTSEREKWALNLSQLVGAD